A stretch of Prunus dulcis chromosome 6, ALMONDv2, whole genome shotgun sequence DNA encodes these proteins:
- the LOC117631196 gene encoding protein CANDIDATE G-PROTEIN COUPLED RECEPTOR 7-like, which produces MTKLPLVPLVIAALVAALVSPTAAEIKSLTISSDNRPMILFEKFGFTHSGHVTIRVSHVSVTSKLSDINPSRLGFFLLSEESLLQVLVEIQQNPQLCVLDSRYITHLFNFKELSPPPLSSFNHSYPVSAPNEYSLFFANCAPETTVSMLVRTEVYNLDPDGARDYLSAGLTHLPSLFFVFFLAYLVFVGFWVYLCYTNKRSVHRIHLLMGGLLLMKALNLISAAEDKHYVKVTGTAHGWDVLFYIFQFLRVVLLFTVIVLIGTGWSFLKPFLQEKEKKVLMIVIPLQVLANVASVVIGETGPFIKDWVTWNQVFLLVDIICCCAIIFPIVWSIRSLRETSKTDGKAARNLAKLTLFRQFYIVVIGYLYFTRIVVFALKTIAAYKYQWVSNAAEESASLVFYMVMFYMFRPVERNEYFILDEEEEEAAEMALRDEEFEL; this is translated from the coding sequence ATGACGAAATTGCCCCTCGTCCCTCTCGTCATCGCCGCCCTGGTGGCGGCGCTGGTGTCCCCGACCGCCGCGGAGATCAAGAGCCTCACGATCTCCTCCGACAACCGCCCCATGATCCTCTTCGAGAAGTTCGGGTTCACCCACAGCGGTCACGTGACCATCCGGGTCTCGCACGTGTCCGTCACCTCCAAGCTGAGCGACATCAACCCGTCGCGCCTAggcttcttcctcctctccgAAGAGTCCCTCCTGCAAGTCCTCGTCGAGATCCAGCAGAACCCTCAGCTCTGCGTTTTGGATTCGCGCTACATAACCCATCTCTTCAATTTCAAAGAGCTCTCGCCGCCGCCCCTCTCCTCGTTTAACCACTCGTACCCGGTCTCTGCTCCGAACGAGTACAGCCTCTTCTTCGCCAATTGCGCTCCGGAGACCACCGTCTCCATGCTTGTACGGACGGAGGTCTACAATCTCGACCCAGATGGTGCGCGTGACTATTTGTCGGCCGGGTTGACCCATCTTCCTTCTCTGttcttcgtcttctttttGGCCTATTTGGTGTTTGTGGGCTTCTGGGTCTACCTCTGTTACACCAACAAGAGATCCGTGCACCGGATCCATCTTTTGATGGGTGGGCTGCTTCTGATGAAGGCGTTGAATCTGATTTCCGCGGCGGAGGACAAGCACTATGTCAAGGTCACCGGTACCGCCCACGGATGGGATGTGTTGTTCTACATCTTCCAGTTCCTCCGTGTCGTTTTGTTGTTTACGGTGATCGTTTTGATCGGGACCGGGTGGTCGTTTTTGAAGCCCTTCTTgcaggagaaggagaagaaggtgTTGATGATTGTTATCCCTCTGCAGGTCTTGGCCAACGTGGCGTCCGTTGTGATTGGGGAAACTGGGCCGTTTATCAAGGACTGGGTCACCTGGAACCAGGTGTTTTTGTTGGTTGATATCATTTGCTGCTGTGCTATCATATTCCCCATCGTTTGGTCCATTAGGTCTCTCAGAGAGACGTCGAAAACTGACGGAAAAGCTGCAAGAAACTTGGCCAAGTTGACCCTTTTCAGGCAATTTTACATAGTCGTTATTGGGTACTTGTATTTCACAAGAATCGTCGTTTTCGCGCTTAAGACCATTGCAGCTTATAAGTACCAGTGGGTGAGCAATGCGGCTGAGGAGAGTGCAAGTCTGGTGTTTTACATGGTCATGTTCTATATGTTTAGGCCTGTGGAGAGGA